From the genome of Phreatobacter cathodiphilus, one region includes:
- a CDS encoding CAP domain-containing protein has product MADCDMNGSGVILLRRGLILGGGASLLLAGCSAPPVQAPSQPSFYRNLAQAGARVDAAMAAEMISGFRRNNGRGNLAVDPVLMAVAEAQASAMTQADQVGVRTGAVAARLTTAGYRHRTAVENTSAGYLTLAEAFSGWRDSPPHRANMLNPAVTRLGIATGYRPGSRYRVFWALVLAEPTAAA; this is encoded by the coding sequence ATGGCTGACTGTGACATGAACGGGAGCGGTGTGATCCTGCTGCGCCGCGGCCTCATCCTCGGCGGCGGCGCCTCGCTCCTCCTCGCCGGCTGCTCCGCGCCGCCGGTGCAGGCGCCGAGCCAGCCGAGCTTCTACCGCAACCTCGCCCAGGCCGGCGCCCGGGTGGACGCTGCCATGGCGGCCGAGATGATCTCCGGCTTCCGCCGCAACAACGGCCGCGGCAATCTCGCGGTCGATCCGGTGCTGATGGCGGTGGCCGAGGCCCAGGCCTCGGCCATGACCCAGGCCGACCAGGTCGGCGTGCGCACCGGCGCCGTCGCCGCCCGGCTGACCACCGCCGGCTATCGCCACCGCACGGCGGTCGAGAACACCTCGGCCGGCTATCTCACCCTCGCCGAGGCCTTTTCCGGCTGGCGCGATTCCCCGCCCCACCGCGCCAACATGTTGAACCCTGCGGTCACCCGCCTCGGCATCGCCACCGGCTACCGGCCGGGCTCGCGCTACCGGGTGTTCTGGGCCCTCGTCCTGGCAGAGCCCACGGCCGCCGCCTGA
- a CDS encoding polysaccharide deacetylase family protein: MTEPLRPEQRLAYTAAIDRPRIELPEGKSLAVWPVVNVENWRIENPMPRQVLVAPTGAALLPDIANWAWHEYGMRVGFWRFAEAFARHGIRPTLSINGSVAVDYPRIAGAARDAGWEFMGHGWHQVPTHRIEDQRAMIARTVETLSAFTGEPVVGWLGPGLTETLETADHLAAAGIRYIADFVVDDLPCRLKTSSGEVLTMPYSVELNDIPTMMIQHHRAEEFLDRARAQADRLIAEATGAGPLGGAKVLSFAIHPFIMGVPHRVAVLEALLADLAARPEVVFMQGREIMDWYLASGDPT, encoded by the coding sequence ATGACCGAGCCCCTGCGCCCCGAACAGCGCCTCGCCTATACCGCCGCCATCGACCGGCCGCGCATCGAACTGCCGGAGGGCAAGTCCCTCGCCGTCTGGCCGGTGGTGAACGTGGAGAACTGGCGGATCGAGAACCCGATGCCGCGGCAGGTGCTGGTGGCCCCGACCGGCGCCGCCCTGCTGCCGGACATCGCCAACTGGGCCTGGCATGAATACGGCATGCGGGTGGGGTTCTGGCGCTTCGCCGAGGCCTTCGCCCGCCACGGCATCCGCCCGACCCTCTCCATCAACGGCTCGGTAGCGGTGGACTATCCGCGCATCGCCGGCGCGGCGCGCGACGCCGGCTGGGAGTTCATGGGCCACGGCTGGCACCAGGTGCCGACCCACCGGATCGAGGACCAGCGGGCGATGATCGCCCGCACGGTGGAGACGCTGTCGGCCTTCACCGGCGAGCCGGTGGTCGGCTGGCTTGGCCCCGGCCTCACGGAGACGCTGGAGACCGCCGACCATCTCGCCGCAGCCGGCATCCGCTATATCGCCGATTTCGTGGTGGACGACCTGCCCTGCCGGCTGAAGACCAGCTCGGGCGAGGTGCTCACCATGCCCTATTCGGTCGAGCTCAACGACATCCCGACGATGATGATCCAGCACCACAGGGCCGAGGAGTTCCTCGACCGCGCCCGCGCCCAGGCCGACCGGCTGATCGCCGAGGCGACCGGCGCCGGCCCGCTGGGCGGGGCCAAGGTGCTGTCCTTCGCCATCCATCCCTTCATCATGGGCGTTCCGCACCGGGTCGCCGTGCTGGAGGCCCTGCTCGCCGACCTCGCGGCGCGGCCCGAGGTGGTCTTCATGCAGGGCCGCGAGATCATGGACTGGTATCTCGCCTCGGGCGACCCGACCTGA
- a CDS encoding ABC transporter ATP-binding protein yields MAESKTPIIEINKVSKVFKLQDQTINALHDANISIRKGEFVCLIGASGCGKSTLLRIIAGFEQPTTGEALMWGSPIKGPDPTRGMVFQDYALFPWLSVRDNIGFGPASRGLAKSVVRETVDKFIDLVGLAKFANAYPHQLSGGMKQRVAIARVLANDAEIVLMDEPFGALDAMTRERLQDELLDIWQRTGLTVVFVTHSIEEAIFLADRVVVMTPGPGRIESDNLLELSRPRDVASPEFNDIRRVMGAKLHSHHGKKAA; encoded by the coding sequence ATGGCTGAATCGAAGACGCCGATCATCGAGATCAACAAGGTCTCCAAGGTCTTCAAGCTGCAGGACCAGACGATCAACGCGCTGCACGACGCCAATATCTCGATCCGCAAGGGCGAGTTCGTCTGCCTGATCGGCGCCTCCGGCTGCGGCAAGTCCACGCTGCTGCGGATCATCGCCGGCTTCGAGCAGCCGACGACCGGCGAGGCGCTGATGTGGGGCTCGCCGATCAAGGGGCCGGACCCGACCCGCGGCATGGTCTTCCAGGACTATGCGCTGTTCCCCTGGCTCTCGGTGCGCGACAATATCGGCTTCGGCCCGGCCTCGCGGGGCCTCGCCAAGTCGGTGGTCAGGGAGACGGTGGACAAGTTCATCGACCTCGTCGGCCTCGCCAAGTTCGCCAATGCCTATCCGCACCAGCTCTCCGGCGGCATGAAGCAGCGCGTCGCCATCGCCCGCGTTCTGGCCAACGACGCCGAGATCGTGCTGATGGACGAGCCCTTCGGTGCACTGGACGCCATGACGCGCGAGCGCCTGCAGGACGAGCTCCTCGACATCTGGCAGCGCACCGGCCTGACGGTCGTCTTCGTCACCCATTCGATCGAGGAGGCGATCTTCCTCGCCGACCGGGTGGTAGTGATGACGCCGGGTCCGGGCCGCATCGAGAGCGACAATCTGCTGGAGCTGTCGCGGCCGCGCGACGTGGCGAGCCCCGAGTTCAACGATATCCGCCGCGTGATGGGCGCCAAGCTACACAGCCACCACGGCAAGAAGGCGGCCTGA
- a CDS encoding ABC transporter permease — MALVETVPPPAAVIIEKPAGKTPWARVKPFVLSLIVPALLLAFWQVATTRRWTRLIPTPYEVGEYMIDFAVGGIYDDAFSATLLTHLMASMSRVYGGFALAALFALPLGLMIGRIPTARMVLDPFLQVMRPIPVTAWLPLSMILFGLGPRSAFALVCLGAFYPILLNTIFGVRSVDPKLFEAASMLGCQGNAQFYKVVLPAALPSIFTGLRLGLGLAWFVIVVGEMTGVPQGLGAVIMDGRTLSRTELVICGMIIIGIAGYVSDRIVVLIGNRLLAWSPTHHG, encoded by the coding sequence ATGGCGCTGGTTGAGACGGTGCCGCCGCCGGCGGCCGTGATCATCGAGAAGCCCGCCGGCAAGACGCCGTGGGCGCGGGTGAAGCCCTTCGTGCTGTCGCTGATCGTGCCGGCGCTGCTCCTCGCCTTCTGGCAGGTCGCGACCACCCGGCGCTGGACCCGCCTGATCCCGACCCCCTACGAGGTCGGCGAGTACATGATCGACTTCGCGGTCGGCGGCATCTACGACGACGCCTTCTCGGCGACGCTCCTGACCCATCTCATGGCCTCGATGAGCCGCGTCTATGGCGGCTTCGCCCTCGCCGCCCTGTTCGCCCTGCCGCTCGGCCTGATGATCGGCCGCATTCCGACCGCGCGCATGGTGCTGGACCCGTTCCTGCAGGTGATGCGGCCGATCCCGGTCACCGCCTGGCTGCCGCTCTCCATGATCCTCTTCGGCCTCGGACCGCGTTCGGCCTTCGCGCTCGTCTGCCTCGGCGCCTTCTATCCGATCCTCCTCAACACCATCTTCGGCGTGCGCTCGGTCGACCCCAAGCTGTTCGAGGCGGCCTCCATGCTCGGCTGCCAGGGCAACGCCCAGTTCTACAAGGTGGTGCTGCCGGCGGCCCTGCCCTCGATCTTCACGGGGCTCCGCCTCGGCCTCGGCCTCGCCTGGTTCGTCATCGTGGTGGGCGAAATGACCGGCGTGCCCCAGGGGCTCGGCGCCGTCATCATGGACGGCCGCACGCTGTCGCGCACCGAACTCGTCATCTGCGGCATGATCATCATCGGCATCGCCGGCTACGTCTCGGACCGGATCGTGGTGCTGATCGGCAACCGCCTGCTCGCCTGGAGCCCGACCCATCATGGCTGA
- a CDS encoding ABC transporter substrate-binding protein, which yields MIVRRHFLIGAGLAAGTLSAPAVLRAQERVIKMGALRLIHSMPPHFYERFAPAGTKIEIITFDSPTDGKNAVVTKSVDFGTFGIAAAILGAAAGEPVVVVGALSNKGMGVISKAGSDVKTVKDLKGKRVGIWPGSTQEVFIMERLRMEGLSIRDVTSVRVPFGEMHAMLSRGDIDAYVGAEPGPALSITSGVGQLVEYPYGTAMGGLNMIFGTHEETVAAKPELITTMLKIHRQAVEFMNANKQVVADTTVQRLGANRAAVEQALGANNIEYVWKLDETVQKQAKTYAEQMLSLRQIRALPDFAKFLNPKFSNEISA from the coding sequence ATGATTGTTCGCCGTCACTTCCTCATCGGCGCCGGCCTCGCCGCCGGCACGCTCTCGGCACCTGCCGTGCTGCGCGCCCAGGAGCGCGTGATCAAGATGGGCGCGCTGCGCCTCATCCACTCCATGCCGCCGCACTTCTACGAGCGCTTCGCGCCGGCAGGCACCAAGATCGAGATCATCACCTTCGACAGCCCGACCGACGGCAAGAACGCCGTGGTCACCAAGTCGGTGGACTTCGGCACCTTCGGCATCGCCGCGGCCATCCTCGGCGCCGCGGCCGGCGAGCCGGTGGTGGTGGTCGGCGCCCTCTCCAACAAGGGCATGGGCGTCATCTCCAAGGCCGGCTCCGACGTGAAGACGGTGAAGGACCTCAAGGGCAAGCGGGTCGGCATATGGCCGGGCTCGACCCAGGAGGTCTTCATCATGGAGCGCCTGCGCATGGAGGGCCTCTCCATCCGCGACGTCACCTCGGTGCGCGTGCCCTTCGGCGAGATGCACGCCATGCTGTCGCGCGGCGACATCGACGCCTATGTCGGCGCCGAGCCGGGCCCGGCCCTGTCGATCACCTCGGGCGTCGGCCAGCTCGTGGAGTATCCCTACGGCACCGCCATGGGCGGCCTCAACATGATCTTCGGCACGCACGAGGAGACGGTGGCGGCGAAGCCGGAGCTGATCACCACCATGCTCAAGATCCACCGCCAGGCGGTCGAGTTCATGAACGCCAACAAGCAGGTGGTCGCCGACACCACCGTGCAGCGGCTCGGCGCCAACCGCGCTGCTGTGGAGCAGGCGCTCGGCGCCAACAACATCGAGTACGTCTGGAAGCTGGACGAGACCGTGCAGAAGCAGGCCAAGACCTACGCCGAGCAGATGCTGTCGCTGCGCCAGATCCGCGCCCTGCCGGACTTCGCCAAGTTCCTCAACCCGAAGTTCTCCAACGAGATCTCCGCCTGA
- a CDS encoding allophanate hydrolase-related protein, with product MQDLIEIVVVGAHLSGMPLNGELTSRGASFRRVVQTLPDYKLYALAGGPPKRPGLIRVAAGTGAAIACEVWALPPAGFGTFVDGIPSPLGIGTLKLADGTTPKGFLVEPEGLAGAEDITAHGGWRAYIAALSGQAA from the coding sequence TTGCAGGACCTGATCGAGATCGTCGTCGTCGGGGCGCACCTGTCCGGCATGCCGCTCAACGGCGAGCTGACCAGCCGCGGCGCCAGCTTCCGGCGGGTGGTGCAGACCCTGCCGGACTACAAGCTCTATGCGCTGGCGGGCGGGCCGCCGAAGCGGCCGGGCCTGATCCGCGTGGCGGCGGGTACCGGCGCCGCCATCGCCTGCGAGGTCTGGGCCCTGCCGCCGGCGGGTTTCGGCACCTTCGTCGACGGCATCCCCTCGCCGCTGGGCATCGGCACGCTGAAGCTCGCCGACGGCACGACGCCGAAGGGCTTCCTCGTGGAGCCCGAGGGCCTGGCAGGCGCCGAGGACATCACCGCCCACGGCGGATGGCGCGCCTATATCGCCGCGCTGTCCGGCCAGGCGGCATGA
- the atzF gene encoding allophanate hydrolase has protein sequence MHSDSPPTIADLHAAYAGGVTAAATVAATYRRIAAVDDPGIFIHLRPEADLLADAAALPPFDPARFPLWGVPVAVKDNIDVAGLPTTAACPAFAFVPDRSATVVEKLVAAGALIVGKTNLDQFATGLVGVRSPYPVPRNAFDPARVPGGSSSGSAIAVAQGIVPIALGTDTAGSGRVPAGLNDLVGLKPSLGALSTRGVLPACRTLDCVSVFARTVDDACAAFAVMRGFDAEDAYSRPAPDLLPADAAAITRLGVPRPADRLFFGDGAMADAYEAALGLVGPLAGEATEIDLTAFFEVAKLLYEGPWVAERHAAMRSFLTTNADDVHPVTRRIVGAADRFSATDAFEGLYRLAALKRATESVWERVEALVVPTAPIFPTLADLAADPIGPNSRLGTYTNFVNLLDLAALSVPGPFRADGLPAGITLIGPRGSDAALARLGAAFVAAVGDRRRAAASRAA, from the coding sequence ATGCACAGCGACAGCCCACCCACCATAGCCGACCTCCACGCCGCCTATGCCGGCGGGGTGACCGCCGCGGCCACCGTGGCGGCGACCTACCGGCGCATCGCGGCGGTGGACGATCCCGGCATCTTCATCCACCTGCGGCCGGAGGCGGATCTTCTCGCCGATGCCGCGGCGCTGCCGCCCTTCGATCCCGCCCGCTTCCCGCTCTGGGGCGTTCCGGTGGCGGTGAAGGACAACATCGACGTCGCCGGCCTGCCGACCACGGCCGCCTGCCCGGCCTTCGCCTTCGTGCCGGACCGCTCGGCGACGGTGGTGGAGAAGCTGGTCGCCGCCGGCGCCCTGATCGTCGGCAAGACCAATCTCGACCAGTTCGCCACCGGCCTCGTCGGCGTGCGCTCGCCCTATCCGGTGCCGCGCAACGCCTTCGATCCGGCGCGCGTGCCCGGCGGCTCCTCGTCGGGCTCGGCGATCGCGGTGGCGCAGGGCATCGTGCCCATCGCCCTCGGCACCGACACCGCCGGTTCGGGCCGCGTGCCCGCCGGGCTCAACGATCTCGTCGGCCTCAAACCCTCGCTCGGCGCCCTGTCCACCCGCGGCGTCCTGCCGGCCTGCCGGACGCTCGACTGCGTTTCCGTCTTCGCCCGCACGGTGGACGACGCCTGCGCGGCCTTCGCCGTGATGCGCGGCTTTGACGCCGAGGACGCCTATTCGCGGCCGGCGCCGGACCTCCTGCCGGCCGATGCCGCGGCGATCACGCGCCTCGGCGTGCCGCGGCCGGCGGACCGGCTGTTCTTCGGCGACGGCGCCATGGCGGACGCCTATGAGGCCGCCCTCGGCCTCGTCGGGCCGCTCGCGGGCGAGGCGACCGAGATCGACCTCACCGCCTTCTTCGAGGTGGCGAAGCTCCTCTACGAGGGGCCGTGGGTCGCCGAGCGCCATGCCGCCATGCGGTCCTTCCTCACCACCAACGCCGACGACGTGCATCCCGTCACGCGCCGGATCGTCGGCGCCGCCGACCGCTTCTCCGCCACCGACGCCTTCGAGGGGCTCTACCGGCTGGCGGCGCTGAAGCGCGCGACCGAGAGCGTGTGGGAGAGGGTCGAGGCCCTGGTGGTGCCGACGGCGCCGATCTTCCCGACCCTCGCCGATCTCGCCGCCGACCCGATCGGCCCGAACAGCCGGCTCGGCACCTACACCAATTTCGTCAACCTGCTCGACCTCGCGGCCCTGTCGGTGCCCGGCCCCTTCCGGGCCGACGGCCTGCCGGCCGGCATCACGCTGATCGGCCCGCGGGGGAGCGATGCGGCGCTGGCGCGGCTCGGCGCCGCCTTCGTCGCCGCCGTCGGCGATCGACGCCGCGCCGCGGCCTCGCGGGCGGCATGA
- a CDS encoding GntR family transcriptional regulator: MTATTSTGARGASPAPVRGTRTEELQTRLAEAIVTGRLKPGAALDEVQIAAEYAVSRTPVREALRQLSASGLVEIRPHRGAVVAKPDHAQLRDMFAVMGELEALSAGLCAAQMNRAERTALEELHQSMAGLVRAGDLDAYSVANIAFHVGIYRGSHNSYLAELASATRRRLAPFRRAQFEGRDRLARSHHEHSLVVQAILRADSARAATAMREHIGLSARAWDDLSRASSESS; encoded by the coding sequence ATGACCGCGACGACATCGACCGGCGCGAGGGGCGCCAGCCCCGCGCCAGTGCGCGGCACCCGCACCGAAGAGCTGCAGACACGGCTCGCCGAGGCCATCGTCACCGGCCGCCTGAAGCCGGGCGCGGCCCTCGACGAGGTCCAGATCGCCGCCGAATATGCGGTGTCGCGCACGCCCGTGCGCGAGGCGCTGCGCCAGCTCTCGGCCTCGGGCCTCGTCGAGATCCGGCCGCATCGCGGCGCGGTGGTCGCCAAGCCAGACCACGCGCAGCTCCGCGACATGTTCGCGGTGATGGGCGAGCTGGAGGCGCTCAGCGCCGGCCTGTGCGCCGCGCAGATGAACCGCGCCGAGCGCACCGCGCTCGAGGAGCTGCACCAGTCGATGGCGGGGCTGGTGCGCGCCGGCGACCTCGACGCCTACAGCGTCGCCAACATCGCCTTCCACGTCGGCATCTATCGCGGCTCGCACAATTCCTATCTCGCGGAGCTCGCCTCGGCGACGCGCCGCCGGCTCGCCCCGTTCCGGCGGGCGCAGTTCGAGGGCCGGGACCGGCTGGCACGCTCGCACCACGAGCACAGCCTCGTGGTCCAGGCGATCCTCAGGGCCGACAGCGCGCGGGCGGCGACAGCCATGCGCGAGCATATCGGGCTCTCGGCCCGTGCCTGGGACGACCTGTCCAGGGCATCCTCGGAGTCATCCTGA
- a CDS encoding DUF2125 domain-containing protein, whose protein sequence is MRPRTIILPLAIVGLAIAGWSGVWAWGSNRAEDAVQRWLAAEAANGRVIQCGERARGGYPFRMEITCSKPMVELRDEARPYQTYRFETLKVVSQIWSPGHVISEWTGPMTVVTEGDPSVTTATWRLAQASAQLQIGGYDSSNAVIDGLEVVRDGVVLVKAARSELHTRPNRTDPVSVDVVASLKQATFAARPMAPVDAEIQFVARKLLRTPSRPQVLPVRQWMAAGGAVDLVLLRLVQGPALAVAKGSLRLTPEGKPDGEIELRVANVEAALQQTGLGATLGPLAAGAMTMASRPTEVEGKPGRIFTLRAADGRLQVGPLRIGLPTIVP, encoded by the coding sequence ATGCGACCACGCACCATCATCCTGCCCCTCGCCATCGTCGGCCTCGCCATCGCCGGATGGAGCGGCGTCTGGGCCTGGGGCTCGAACCGCGCCGAGGACGCCGTGCAGCGCTGGCTGGCGGCGGAGGCGGCCAACGGCCGCGTCATCCAGTGCGGCGAGCGGGCGCGCGGCGGCTATCCCTTCCGCATGGAGATCACCTGTTCGAAGCCGATGGTGGAGCTGCGCGACGAGGCGCGGCCCTACCAGACCTACCGGTTCGAGACGCTGAAGGTGGTTTCGCAGATCTGGAGCCCCGGCCACGTCATCTCCGAATGGACCGGGCCGATGACCGTGGTGACGGAGGGCGACCCCTCGGTGACCACCGCCACCTGGCGGCTCGCCCAGGCCTCCGCCCAGTTGCAGATCGGCGGCTACGACAGCTCCAACGCCGTCATCGACGGGCTCGAGGTGGTGCGCGACGGCGTGGTGCTGGTGAAGGCGGCGCGCAGCGAGCTGCATACGCGCCCGAACCGCACCGACCCGGTCAGCGTCGACGTGGTGGCGAGCCTGAAACAGGCGACCTTCGCCGCCCGTCCCATGGCGCCGGTGGATGCGGAGATCCAGTTCGTCGCGCGCAAGCTGCTGCGCACGCCGAGCCGGCCGCAGGTGCTGCCGGTGCGCCAGTGGATGGCGGCGGGCGGGGCGGTGGACCTGGTGCTGCTGCGCCTCGTCCAGGGCCCGGCTCTGGCGGTGGCCAAGGGCTCGCTGCGCCTCACCCCCGAGGGCAAGCCGGACGGCGAGATCGAGTTGCGTGTGGCCAATGTGGAGGCGGCGCTGCAGCAGACCGGCCTCGGCGCCACGCTCGGGCCGCTGGCGGCGGGTGCCATGACCATGGCGAGCCGCCCGACGGAGGTCGAGGGCAAGCCCGGTCGCATCTTCACCCTGCGGGCGGCGGACGGACGTTTGCAGGTCGGGCCGCTGCGCATCGGCCTTCCCACCATCGTTCCCTGA
- a CDS encoding gamma-glutamylcyclotransferase, with protein sequence MQESGDLWVFGYGSLIWRPGFDFVERHPARLVGLHRSLCVYSHVHRGTPEQPGLVLGLDRGGTCRGMAFRVAAAKAEETIAYLREREQATSVYLEVYRNITLERPDRARVRALTYIVDRGHIQYAGRLPLDRQLHIVRHGHGRSGANPDYVINTVRAIEEMGFRDRDLHWLAGRL encoded by the coding sequence ATGCAGGAATCCGGCGATCTTTGGGTCTTCGGCTACGGTTCGCTGATCTGGCGCCCCGGCTTCGACTTCGTCGAGCGCCATCCGGCGCGGCTGGTCGGTCTGCACCGCTCGCTCTGCGTCTATTCGCACGTCCATCGCGGTACGCCCGAACAGCCCGGCCTCGTCCTCGGCCTCGACCGCGGCGGCACCTGCCGCGGCATGGCCTTTCGGGTCGCCGCGGCCAAGGCCGAAGAGACCATCGCCTATCTGCGCGAGCGCGAGCAGGCGACCTCCGTCTACCTCGAGGTCTATCGCAACATCACCCTGGAGCGTCCCGACCGGGCCCGCGTCCGGGCGCTGACCTATATCGTCGACCGCGGCCACATCCAGTATGCCGGGCGCCTGCCGCTCGACCGCCAGCTCCACATCGTCCGCCACGGCCACGGCCGGTCCGGCGCCAATCCCGATTATGTGATCAACACGGTCCGGGCGATCGAGGAGATGGGCTTCCGCGACCGCGACCTGCACTGGCTCGCCGGACGGCTGTGA
- a CDS encoding ubiquinone biosynthesis hydroxylase yields the protein MNQEALSPARTAVLIAGGGMAGLSLAVALKSSLGPSFSITVADPALATPPADVGRASAFAAAARRMFEATGAWEAIAPEAQPILDMVVTDSRTLDVVRPVFLTFDGEVAPGEPFAHMAPNAVVTRALWERAKALGVTLAASSVAAFEADAHETRVTLADGRVACTPLLVACDGGRSRLRDLAGIRTVGWDYGQSGIVCTVGHEHDHEGRAEEHFLPAGPFAILPLTGRRSSIVWTEESGRAERLCRLPAELFLDELETRFGHRLGEIRLIDKPAAYPLGLKVARDFVGPRLALVGDAAHVIHPIAGQGINMGFRDVAALAECIADAARLGMDHGAGDVLDRYQRWRRFDTAVMGVTTDGLNRLFSNGSQPLRFVRDLGLGLVDRMPGLKSFFIRQAAGITGEVPKLLRGQTP from the coding sequence ATGAACCAGGAAGCGCTTTCGCCCGCCCGCACCGCCGTCCTCATCGCCGGCGGCGGCATGGCGGGATTGTCCCTCGCCGTCGCGCTGAAGTCGTCGCTCGGCCCCTCCTTTTCCATCACGGTCGCCGATCCCGCCCTCGCGACCCCGCCGGCCGATGTCGGCCGCGCCTCCGCCTTCGCGGCGGCGGCGCGTCGCATGTTCGAGGCGACCGGCGCGTGGGAGGCCATCGCGCCGGAGGCGCAGCCGATCCTCGACATGGTGGTGACCGACAGTCGCACCCTCGACGTGGTGCGCCCGGTCTTCCTGACCTTCGACGGCGAGGTGGCACCCGGCGAACCCTTCGCCCACATGGCGCCCAATGCCGTCGTGACCCGCGCCCTGTGGGAGCGCGCCAAAGCCCTCGGCGTCACCCTCGCCGCGAGTTCGGTGGCGGCCTTCGAGGCCGACGCCCACGAGACCCGCGTGACGCTCGCCGACGGTCGCGTCGCCTGCACCCCGCTGCTGGTCGCCTGCGACGGCGGACGGTCGCGCCTGCGCGACCTCGCCGGCATCCGCACCGTCGGCTGGGATTACGGCCAGTCGGGCATCGTCTGCACCGTCGGCCACGAGCACGACCACGAGGGCCGGGCGGAGGAGCATTTCCTGCCCGCCGGGCCCTTCGCCATCCTGCCGCTGACGGGCCGGCGATCCTCCATCGTCTGGACCGAGGAGAGCGGCCGCGCCGAGCGGCTCTGCCGGCTGCCGGCGGAACTCTTCCTCGACGAGCTGGAGACGCGGTTCGGCCATCGTCTCGGCGAGATCCGGCTCATCGACAAGCCCGCCGCCTATCCCCTCGGCCTGAAGGTCGCCCGCGACTTCGTCGGGCCGCGCCTGGCGCTGGTCGGCGACGCGGCCCACGTCATCCACCCCATCGCCGGCCAGGGCATCAACATGGGCTTCCGCGACGTGGCGGCGCTGGCCGAATGCATCGCCGACGCCGCCCGGCTCGGCATGGACCACGGCGCGGGCGACGTGCTCGACCGCTACCAGCGCTGGCGGCGCTTCGACACGGCGGTGATGGGCGTCACCACGGACGGGCTCAACCGGCTGTTCTCCAACGGATCGCAGCCGCTGCGTTTCGTGCGCGATCTCGGCCTCGGCCTCGTCGACCGGATGCCGGGCCTGAAGAGCTTCTTCATCCGCCAGGCGGCCGGGATCACCGGCGAGGTGCCGAAACTGCTGCGGGGACAGACGCCCTGA
- a CDS encoding cold-shock protein, whose translation MSMTGTVKFFNTEKGYGFIKPDDGGKDIFVHISAVQRSGLASLAEGQKLEFELEPDKRGKGPKAVNLAIRG comes from the coding sequence ATGTCGATGACGGGGACCGTCAAGTTCTTCAACACAGAGAAAGGCTACGGCTTCATCAAGCCGGACGATGGGGGCAAGGACATCTTCGTCCATATTTCAGCCGTCCAGCGCTCGGGGCTTGCCAGTCTGGCCGAGGGGCAGAAGCTCGAATTCGAGCTCGAGCCCGACAAGCGGGGCAAGGGACCGAAGGCGGTCAATCTCGCGATCCGCGGCTGA
- the ubiG gene encoding bifunctional 2-polyprenyl-6-hydroxyphenol methylase/3-demethylubiquinol 3-O-methyltransferase UbiG: MRPTETPTPSTLDPGEVDKFSRLAAEWWNPAGKMGVLHKFNPVRLSHIREMACARFGRDRNALDALAGLTVLDIGCGGGLLCEPLARMGATVTGIDPARTNVETARLHAKLSGLSIDYRCTTAEERAAAGERFDIVLAMEVVEHVADVGLFVKACATLVKPGGLLVMATINRTMKSYALAIVGAEYVLRWLPRGTHEWDKFVTPEDLARAMVENGLAVNDRKGVRYDLLRDRWVETDDLSVNYMITAGRG; encoded by the coding sequence ATGCGCCCGACCGAGACGCCCACCCCCAGCACGCTAGACCCCGGCGAGGTCGACAAATTCTCCCGGCTCGCCGCCGAATGGTGGAACCCCGCCGGCAAGATGGGCGTGCTGCACAAGTTCAACCCGGTGCGGCTCTCCCATATCCGCGAGATGGCCTGCGCCCGCTTCGGCCGCGACCGCAACGCCCTGGACGCCCTCGCCGGCCTCACGGTGCTCGACATCGGCTGCGGCGGCGGTCTCCTGTGCGAGCCGCTGGCGCGGATGGGGGCGACGGTGACGGGCATCGACCCGGCCCGCACCAACGTCGAAACCGCCAGGCTGCACGCCAAGCTCTCGGGCCTGTCCATCGACTATCGCTGCACGACGGCGGAGGAGCGCGCGGCGGCGGGAGAGCGGTTCGACATTGTCCTCGCCATGGAGGTGGTGGAGCATGTCGCTGATGTCGGCCTGTTCGTGAAGGCCTGCGCCACGCTGGTCAAACCGGGCGGCCTTCTGGTCATGGCGACAATCAACCGCACCATGAAGAGCTATGCCCTCGCCATCGTCGGCGCCGAATACGTGCTGCGCTGGCTGCCGCGCGGCACCCATGAATGGGACAAGTTCGTCACGCCGGAGGATCTGGCCCGGGCGATGGTCGAGAACGGCCTCGCCGTTAACGACCGCAAGGGCGTGCGCTACGACCTGCTGCGCGACCGCTGGGTGGAGACCGACGATCTCTCGGTGAACTACATGATCACCGCCGGGCGCGGCTGA